In Pyrus communis chromosome 1, drPyrComm1.1, whole genome shotgun sequence, the following are encoded in one genomic region:
- the LOC137717768 gene encoding flavanone 3-dioxygenase 2-like: MEKLISRRYKERPMPEGYIFPPDVRPGKLTVVPLCNNTIPVIDLGLDGEGAAQACDIVDQILEASQEFGFFQVIKHGISENLLKETVGLLKELFQELPDEDIASLYSDDPNKSCRLFTSTSGGNFDAEPVHFWRDSLKHPCHPLSEECYQLWPKKPTRYRDVVGECSTQVRELAWKILELMSQGLGLGPGYFRGEVSQEMLLSANYYPPCPEPSLTLGLPKHGDPNLITILLQGDDHVSGLQVLKDGEWISVVPFPHALVVNVGYQLQVISNGKLKSSEHRVVTNSSAARISAGFFVMPSHDCLIEPAATLINASNPQLYKGFPYKDFFLNFGKTLGKTEQVLDRFKLQG, translated from the exons ATGGAGAAGCTTATATCAAGAAGGTACAAAGAAAGACCTATGCCTGAGGGTTACATATTCCCACCCGATGTAAGACCCGGAAAGCTTACTGTCGTTCCTCTATGCAACAACACCATTCCAGTCATTGATTTGGGTTTGGATGGTGAAGGAGCAGCACAAGCTTGTGATATAGTTGACCAAATACTTGAGGCCAGCCAAGAATTTGGATTTTTTCAG GTAATTAAACATGGGATATCAGAAAATTTGTTGAAGGAGACGGTGGGATTGTTGAAAGAGTTGTTCCAAGAGTTGCCTGATGAGGACATTGCAAGCCTCTACTCCGACGACCCCAACAAAAGCTGCAGGCTCTTCACCAGCACCAGCGGTGGAAATTTTGATGCGGAACCTGTTCATTTTTGGCGTGACAGCCTCAAACACCCTTGTCATCCTCTTTCAGAGGAATGCTACCAACTTTGGCCTAAAAAACCAACTAGATATCG AGATGTTGTCGGGGAATGTTCGACACAAGTGAGGGAACTGGCTTGGAAGATCTTGGAGCTAATGAGTCAAGGACTTGGGCTGGGACCTGGGTATTTCAGGGGTGAAGTAAGCCAAGAAATGTTACTGTCAGCAAATTATTACCCACCTTGCCCGGAACCAAGTTTAACACTAGGATTACCTAAACACGGTGATCCAAATCTTATAACCATTTTACTCCAAGGGGATGATCATGTCAGTGGTCTGCAAGTTCTCAAGGATGGGGAATGGATTTCTGTTGTTCCTTTTCCACATGCGCTTGTGGTTAATGTCGGTTATCAATTACAG GTTATCAGCAATGGCAAGTTGAAAAGTTCTGAACACCGGGTAGTGACGAATTCAAGTGCTGCTCGGATTTCAGCTGGGTTTTTCGTGATGCCTTCCCATGATTGCCTTATAGAACCTGCTGCAACTCTTATCAATGCAAGCAATCCCCAACTTTACAAAGGCTTCCCATACAAAGACTTCTTTCTCAACTTTGGTAAAACGCTGGGAAAAACCGAACAAGTACTGGATCGCTTTAAGCTTCAGGGTTAG
- the LOC137732569 gene encoding (13S,14R)-1,13-dihydroxy-N-methylcanadine 13-O-acetyltransferase AT1-like has product MMKMEVEIVSKDRIIPSSPTPSHLRNFKLSLLDQLIPAPFAPIILFYDNSDPSYNTPNLIKPCTTTTHLDVDDDDNNEDEATIMKRRHVLKTSLSETLTGFYPLAGQIQDDLSIDCNDQGAHYVEARVKNSTLREFLNRPDDLILLLHGFLPCDLTNNNTCASVTNIQVNVFKCGGMAIGLCISHKILDGAGLCTFIKAWTATARLHRSLPRSTLYSRSSSLSSSSSSLAPSDSVTLSSSSVSDDNQTPRAASRIIHPTKPNLSAATCLFPTNDELWLRDSSLRMWGSLFINDGKSSCVTRRLVFEGSAIAALKGMVAAVNNNYKVKRPTRVEVVSAFIWQCAMAASKQIHGFRRPSLLTHAVNLRSRITSMLDLDLEYSIGNLLWIAAARCRTPIVTLDDNDAAADGLQLHGLVEELRNAVSKIDGDFVNKMRSAGEEEEGKYHMLESLEELRSSLSSESDYYGFSSWCNFGFYEGGDFGWGKPSWVSSVGSTGNSVFLNLIILVDTKSGDGIEAWVTLDQHHMAILQCNPQLRKFVSLDPTPLLLL; this is encoded by the coding sequence ATGATGAAAATGGAAGTAGAAATTGTTTCCAAAGATAGAATTATACCATCCTCCCCAACGCCCTCTCACCTCAGAAATTTTAAGCTTTCCCTTTTGGATCAGCTCATACCTGCTCCCTTTGCTCCCATTATCCTCTTTTATGACAATTCTGATCCTAGTTATAATACTCCTAACCTCATAAAACCCTGCACTACTACCACTCACCTTGATGTTGATGATGACGACAACAACGAAGACGAGGCCACAATAATGAAAAGGCGACATGTGCTGAAGACATCTTTGTCAGAGACCTTGACTGGGTTCTACCCACTTGCTGGGCAGATCCAAGATGACCTGTCCATCGACTGCAACGACCAAGGAGCTCATTACGTCGAAGCCCGAGTGAAGAACTCTACTCTGCGTGAATTTCTCAACCGACCTGATGACTTAATCTTGCTACTGCATGGATTCCTCCCTTGTGATCTTACAAATAACAATACATGTGCAAGTGTAACTAATATTCAAGTAAATGTGTTTAAATGTGGCGGCATGGCCATCGGCCTATGCATCTCCCACAAGATCCTTGATGGTGCTGGTTTGTGCACCTTTATCAAGGCCTGGACTGCCACTGCTCGTTTGCACAGGAGCCTCCCCCGCTCTACATTGTATTCAAGATCATCTTCATTATCATCCTCATCATCCTCGTTGGCACCCTCGGATTCAGTTACATTGTCATCATCATCAGTTTCAGATGATAATCAAACACCAAGAGCAGCTTCGAGAATAATACACCCCACCAAACCCAATTTATCAGCTGCAACTTGTCTGTTCCCCACAAACGATGAATTATGGCTCAGAGATTCATCACTACGGATGTGGGGTTCCTTGTTCATAAACGACGGCAAGTCCTCGTGCGTCACAAGAAGACTTGTGTTTGAGGGGTCAGCTATAGCGGCCCTCAAGGGCATGGTGGCAGCAGTGAATAATAATTATAAGGTGAAGCGGCCGACGCGTGTTGAGGTTGTTTCGGCTTTCATATGGCAATGCGCCATGGCTGCCTCCAAACAAATACATGGTTTCAGAAGGCCTTCACTCCTCACCCACGCAGTCAACCTCCGCTCAAGGATCACATCTATGTTGGATTTAGATTTGGAGTACTCAATTGGAAACCTCCTTTGGATTGCGGCTGCTCGATGCCGGACACCAATAGTAACGCTAGATGATAATGATGCTGCAGCTGATGGATTGCAATTGCATGGGTTGGTGGAGGAGTTGAGGAATGCAGTGTCAAAGATTGATGGTGATTTTGTTAACAAAATGCGATCTGCaggtgaggaggaggaggggaagTATCACATGCTGGAGTCTCTGGAGGAATTAAGATCGTCGCTGTCATCAGAATCAGATTATTATGGGTTTAGCAGTTGGTGTAATTTTGGGTTCTACGAAGGTGGTGATTTCGGGTGGGGAAAGCCTAGTTGGGTCAGCAGCGTCGGTTCGACTGGGAATTCCGTCTTCTTGAATCTTATAATTTTGGTTGACACCAAGTCGGGAGACGGAATAGAAGCATGGGTCACTCTGGACCAACATCACATGGCTATACTCCAATGCAATCCCCAACTTCGAAAATTCGTTTCGTTGGACCCCACTCCCTTACTACTCCTTTGA